In Aphelocoma coerulescens isolate FSJ_1873_10779 chromosome 3, UR_Acoe_1.0, whole genome shotgun sequence, a single window of DNA contains:
- the MAP10 gene encoding microtubule-associated protein 10, translating to MGGRGSQNAPHGQQCCGATLAREPPASARPRTHRSLSREPGPRAGMEALFALELLVEAVRVAEPGPAELPGPAELPGPAELPAVALRLLDFPTLVLRPAATAPPLQPGQPFPFGRGKRCVFRWRPHSLFAALRRRPLRALLLALPAGLAPGPPRLLGSCAVSLAPAAAELLQRPGAPSSCGRRGRFVLRDTAGRPVGELVLGYRLTSLEAGEANAASPRAVTPPATTPEPRDEEEEEKEEEEEEGEELEGNVFCPPLLYYSREPAQPQRAPAAVEQWEYVEPQRLQERDKGHSPPRPSAGPSLLHPASPRQPHDALVQLPLLSALLAELSVLTRSAEPAAAVHPRLAWLYEAPGRGDMASRSPSCSAAVRPAETPVGPGRSSEATTPQVIQGCQEATAPGSCGVGRRPKKAVPQGQPASERNCKAKENRPPRKKLLYGLTNTLRLRLQQTNPDKLIIHERREQYRKKQIEMLKERSSLPKRKLVRSTEEQHVSCRHCSMGGSSKQNNQLDKIVQTSLENSALSESISVTGDVSPGLQKQAIANLSRNDSIPSKECPYKVTAAPVLEETLLKSALEEKYSKAQLPAAFPSDSNAKGSNGNAIHLIHHKIIEHDDVSVVSGHKLSPSRSVENNSEFIYSDDFVASLENTVYSENFTNDECTGRDSKVLDSSPEPLWLESPKRDRSDTEPKSSRSGISKTSQRAQSTSDLGPIPSASSPVQSLRRNCDFKTSKGTSAESADSLNLAEMEGSLLDEEQKAQQIRKEENRHDRHIKEISTLRSKQAKSDTDLDIGKGQISAGQKQSVTQVSSYLPSDVSDLELSALENSMSDKEDDFLEKLHGPNQYKDISELVINKLPGYTM from the coding sequence ATGGGAGGCCGCGGCTCCCAGAACGCGCCGCACGGGCAGCAGTGCTGCGGCGCCACTCTCGCGAGAGAGCCGCCCGCGTCGGCTAGACCCCGCACGCACAGGAGCCTCTCGCGAGAGCCGGGTCCGCGCGCCGGAATGGAGGCGCTGTTCgcgctggagctgctggtggaggCGGTACGGGTGGCGGAGCCGGGACCCGCGGAGCTCCCGGGACCCGCGGAGCTCCCGGGACCCGCGGAGCTCCCGGCCGTGGCGCTGCGCCTCTTGGACTTCCCCACCCTCGTGCTGCGCCCCGCCGCCACCGCGCCGCCCCTGCAGCCGGGGCAGCCCTTCCCCTTCGGCCGCGGCAAGCGCTGCGTGTTCCGCTGGCGCCCGCACTCGCTTTTCGccgcgctccgccgccgcccgctccgcgCTCTGCTCCTGGCGCTGCCCGCTGGGCTCGCCCCGGGCCCTCCCCGCCTCCTCGGCAGCTGCGCCGTGTCCctggcccccgccgccgccgagcTGCTGCAGCGGCCCGGGGCGCCCTCCTCCTGCGGCCGCCGCGGCCGCTTCGTGCTGCGGGACACCGCGGGCCGCCCCGTCGGAGAGCTGGTCTTGGGCTACCGCCTCACCAGCCTGGAGGCCGGTGAGGCGAATGCCGCCAGCCCCCGCGCTGTCACACCGCCTGCCACCACCCCTGAGCCGcgagacgaggaggaggaggagaaagaggaagaagaggaggagggtgaGGAGCTGGAAGGCAACGTCTTTTGCCCTCCGCTGCTCTATTACAGCCGTGAGCCGGCTCAGCCCCAGCGGGCGCCAGCAGCAGTGGAGCAATGGGAGTATGTCGAGCCCCAGAGACTGCAGGAGCGGGACAAGGGCCACAGCCCACCACGGCCCAGTGCGGGGCCCTCGCTGCTGCACCCCGCCAGCCCTCGACAGCCCCACGACGCCCTAGTGCAGCTACCGCTACTCAGTGCCTTGCTGGCGGAGCTGTCGGTGCTCACCCGCAGCGctgagcctgctgctgctgtccacccccGTCTTGCCTGGCTCTACGAGGCCCCGGGGCGTGGGGACATGGCCTCACGGTCCCCCAGTTGCTCTGCTGCCGTCAGGCCTGCAGAGACACCTGTGGGGCCTGGCAGGAGCAGTGAAGCCACAACCCCTCAAGTCATACAAGGCTGTCAAGAGGCCACTGCACCAGGGTCTTGTGGGGTTGGGAGAAGACCCAAGAAAGCTgtgccccagggacagccagccTCCGAAAGGAACTGCAAAGCTAAGGAGAACAGACCGCCTAGAAAGAAACTTTTGTATGGGCTGACAAATACACTGAGGCTACGGCTGCAGCAGACCAACCCTGATAAGCTGATAATTCATGAAAGGAGGGAGCAGTATAGGAAAAAGCAAATAGAGATGCTGAAGGAGAGAAGCTCCTTACCCAAGAGAAAGCTGGTCAGAAGTACTGAAGAACAGCATGTGTCTTGCAGGCATTGTAGCATGGGAGGCAGTTCAAAGCAGAATAATCAGTTGGATAAAATTGTTCAGACTTCATTGGAAAACAGTGCTCTCTCAGAGTCGATTTCTGTGACAGGAGATGTCTCCCCTGGCCTGCAGAAACAGGCTATTGCAAATCTATCCAGGAACGATTCAATTCCAAGCAAGGAATGTCCATATAAAGTAACTGCAGCCCCCGTACTGGAGGAAACTTTGTTAAAATCTGCTCTTGAGGAAAAGTATTCAAAAGCTCAACTTCCAGCAGCATTCCCATCAGATTCTAATGCAAAAGGAAGTAACGGCAATGCAATACACTTAATccatcataaaatcatagagcATGATGATGTGTCTGTTGTAAGTGGTCATAAACTAAGCCCCAGCAGGAGTGTTGAAAACAACTCTGAATTCATATACTCAGATGACTTTGTTGCTAGTCTAGAGAACACAGTTTATTCAGAAAATTTCACCAATGATGAGTGTACAGGCAGAGACTCGAAAGTTCTTGACAGCAGTCCTGAGCCTCTGTGGCTTGAAAGCCCAAAGCGAGATAGGTCAGATACAGAGCCAAAATCCAGCAGGTCCGGAATTTCAAAGACAAGTCAAAGAGCTCAAAGTACTTCAGATCTTGGGCCAATTCCTTCAGCTTCATCTCCAGTCCAGTCTTTGAGGAGAAACTGTGACTTTAAAACCAGCAAGGGAACTAGTGCTGAATCTGCTGATTCACTTAACCTTGCCGAGATGGAGGGATCATTATTAGATGAAGAGCAGAAAGCCCAACAGATAAGGAAGGAAGAGAACAGACATGATCGACATATTAAAGAAATATCTACACTGAGAAGCAAACAGGCTAAATCTGATACTGATCTGGATATAGGAAAGGGGCAGATCTCTGCAGGACAAAAGCAGTCAGTGACTCAAGTTAGCTCTTACTTGCCATCTGATGTGTCTGATCTTGAACTTAGTGCCCTGGAAAACAGTATGTCAGACAAAGAAGATGATTTTCTGGAAAAACTACATGGTCCTAATCAGTACAAAGACATCAGTGAACTTGTAATAAACAAGCTACCAGGATACACAATGTAA